The proteins below are encoded in one region of Vulpes lagopus strain Blue_001 chromosome 10, ASM1834538v1, whole genome shotgun sequence:
- the NOL7 gene encoding nucleolar protein 7 yields MVQLRPRASRTPASAMVDEGQPASEEEEGAEHGLLLGQPSSGAAAEPLEEDDDEDGDDGDDELDDEAPEELTFASAQAEAREEERRVRESVRRDKTLLKEKRKRREELFIEQKKRKLLPEDVLEKLTAAGQTDIKKASGKLKEANLKKKSGEDYEKGGDSKNTKEKVQKIQSVGQNKSYLAVRLKDQDLRDSRQQAAKAFIQKSLYGPGTNRTTVNKFLSLENKRLPVKKAAVQFLNNAWGTQRKQNAKRFKRRWMVRKMKTPK; encoded by the exons ATGGTGCAGCTCCGACCGCGCGCGTCCCGCACCCCGGCGTCGGCGATGGTGGACGAGGGCCAGCCCGCctccgaggaggaggagggggcggagCACGGCCTGCTGCTCGGGCAGCCCAGCAGCGGCGCGGCGGCGGAGCCGCTGGAGGAGGACGACGATGAGGACGGGGACGACGGGGACGACGAGCTCGACGACGAGGCCCCGGAGGAGCTGACTTTCGCCAGCGCCCAGGCGGAAGCTCGAGAGGAGGAGCGGCGGGTCCGGGAGTCGGTGCGCAG GGATAAGACGCTgctgaaggagaagaggaagcgACGCGAGGAGCTGTTCATCGAACAGAAG aaaagaaaactacttcCAGAGGACGTTCTAGAGAAGTTAACTGCAGCCGGACAGACTGA caTAAAGAAAGCATCAGGAAAGTTGAAAGAAG ctaatttgaagaagaaaagtggTGAAGACTATGAAAAAGGAGGGGATTCCAAGAACActaaagaaaaagtacaaaaaatacaGTCTGTTGG CCAGAATAAAAGCTACTTGGCTGTAAGGCTGAAAGATCAAGATCTGAGAGATTCAAGGCAACAAGCAGCAAAGGCCTTTATACAAAAATCTTTGTATGGTCCGGGAACCAACAGAACTACTG taAATAAATTCCTGTCTCTTGAAAATAAGAGGTTACCAGTGAAAAAGGCTGCGGTCCAGTTTCTTAATAATGCTTGGG gaacccagagaaaacaaaatgccaaGAGGTTTAAAAGACGGTGGATGGTCAGAAAGATGAAAACTCCTAAGTAG